One genomic region from Streptomyces sp. Li-HN-5-11 encodes:
- the hisF gene encoding imidazole glycerol phosphate synthase subunit HisF, which yields MTLAVRVIPCLDVDNGRVVKGVNFQNLRDAGDPVEMAKVYDTEGADELTFLDITASSGNRETTYDVVRRTAEQVFIPLTVGGGVRTAEDVDKLLRAGADKVGVNTAAIARPDLIREIAERFGRQVLVLSVDARRTPSGGFEVTTHGGRRGTGIDAVEWAHRAADLGAGEILLNSMDADGTKDGYDLEMIAAVRGHVTVPVIASGGAGKLADFPPAIAAGADAVLAASVFHFGDLRIGQVKEELRGAGHPVR from the coding sequence ATGACCCTGGCGGTCCGAGTCATCCCCTGCCTGGACGTGGACAACGGCCGGGTCGTCAAGGGCGTCAACTTCCAGAACCTGCGTGACGCCGGCGACCCGGTCGAGATGGCCAAGGTGTACGACACCGAGGGCGCCGACGAGCTGACGTTCCTGGACATCACCGCCTCCTCGGGCAACCGCGAGACGACGTACGACGTGGTGCGGCGCACCGCCGAGCAGGTGTTCATCCCGCTCACCGTCGGCGGTGGCGTCCGCACGGCCGAGGACGTCGACAAACTGCTGCGGGCGGGCGCCGACAAGGTGGGCGTGAACACGGCCGCGATCGCCCGCCCCGACCTGATCCGCGAGATCGCCGAACGCTTCGGCCGCCAGGTGCTGGTCCTGTCGGTCGACGCGCGCCGGACCCCCTCCGGCGGCTTCGAGGTGACCACCCACGGGGGCCGCCGCGGCACCGGCATCGACGCGGTGGAGTGGGCACACCGGGCGGCCGACCTGGGCGCCGGCGAGATCCTGCTCAACTCGATGGATGCCGACGGCACCAAGGACGGCTACGACCTGGAGATGATCGCAGCCGTCCGGGGGCACGTCACGGTCCCGGTGATCGCCTCGGGCGGCGCCGGCAAGCTCGCCGACTTCCCCCCGGCCATCGCCGCCGGCGCGGACGCGGTCCTGGCGGCATCGGTCTTCCACTTCGGCGACCTGCGC
- a CDS encoding RidA family protein, producing MTSQAVRRVQSGSPWEETFGFARAVAAGDRVLVAGTTAFRGEVLYGEGDPYEQAKVAFTSALEAIAEFGLGAEAVLRTRMYLTHQRDVDEVGRAHKELFDSVRPVSTLLVVEGFVDPRILVEVEVEAFRG from the coding sequence ATGACGTCCCAAGCCGTGCGGCGCGTGCAGAGCGGAAGCCCATGGGAAGAGACCTTCGGTTTCGCGCGCGCCGTCGCGGCCGGCGACCGCGTCCTGGTGGCCGGCACGACGGCCTTCCGGGGCGAGGTGCTGTACGGGGAGGGCGATCCGTACGAACAGGCGAAGGTGGCGTTCACCAGCGCGCTCGAAGCCATCGCCGAGTTCGGCCTGGGCGCCGAGGCGGTGCTCAGGACCAGGATGTACCTGACCCACCAGCGGGACGTCGACGAGGTGGGCCGCGCCCACAAGGAACTGTTCGACTCGGTGCGCCCGGTGTCGACCCTCCTGGTCGTGGAGGGTTTCGTGGACCCGCGCATCCTGGTCGAAGTGGAAGTGGAAGCATTCAGAGGCTAG
- the priA gene encoding bifunctional 1-(5-phosphoribosyl)-5-((5-phosphoribosylamino)methylideneamino)imidazole-4-carboxamide isomerase/phosphoribosylanthranilate isomerase PriA: MASKLELLPAVDVRDGQAVRLVHGESGTETSYGSPLEAALAWQRSGAEWLHLVDLDAAFGTGDNRELIAEVTKAMDIKVELSGGIRDDASLAAALATGCTRVNLGTAALESPEWVAEVIAEHGDRIAVGLDVRGTTLRGRGWTRDGGDLYETLERLDKEGCARYVVTDIAKDGTLQGPNLELLKNVCAATDRPVVASGGVSSLDDLRAIAGLVPLGVEGAIVGKALYAKAFTLEEALEAVSP, translated from the coding sequence ATGGCTTCGAAGCTCGAACTCCTCCCCGCCGTCGACGTCCGCGACGGCCAGGCCGTCCGCCTGGTGCACGGCGAGTCCGGGACCGAGACCTCCTACGGCTCCCCGCTCGAGGCCGCCCTGGCCTGGCAGCGCTCGGGCGCCGAGTGGCTGCACCTGGTGGACCTGGACGCCGCGTTCGGCACCGGCGACAACCGCGAGCTGATCGCCGAGGTCACGAAGGCGATGGACATCAAGGTCGAGCTCTCCGGCGGCATCCGCGACGACGCCTCCCTCGCGGCCGCCCTGGCCACCGGCTGCACCCGCGTCAACCTGGGCACGGCCGCCCTGGAGAGCCCCGAGTGGGTCGCCGAGGTCATCGCCGAGCACGGCGACAGGATCGCGGTCGGCCTGGACGTGCGGGGCACCACGCTCCGGGGCCGCGGCTGGACCCGCGACGGCGGCGACCTGTACGAGACGCTGGAGCGCCTCGACAAGGAGGGCTGCGCGCGGTACGTGGTGACCGACATCGCCAAGGACGGCACCCTGCAGGGCCCCAACCTGGAGCTGCTGAAGAACGTCTGCGCGGCGACCGACCGCCCGGTGGTGGCCTCGGGCGGGGTTTCCTCGCTCGACGACCTGCGCGCCATCGCCGGTCTCGTGCCGCTCGGTGTCGAGGGCGCGATCGTCGGGAAGGCCCTCTACGCGAAGGCGTTCACACTGGAAGAGGCCCTGGAGGCAGTGTCACCATGA
- the hisH gene encoding imidazole glycerol phosphate synthase subunit HisH, which yields MSTGSKSVVVFDYGFGNVRSAERALARTGVQVEITRDYDKAMNADGLLVPGVGAFAACMRGLREARGDWIIDRRLSGGRPVMGICVGMQILFARGIEHGVEAEGLDEWPGTVEPLQADIVPHMGWNTVEAPAGTELFAGLDPDARFYFVHSYAVHEWQLQTHNPALSAPKVTWATHGKPFVAAVENGALWATQFHPEKSGDAGAQLLNNWIGTL from the coding sequence TTGAGCACCGGCTCGAAAAGCGTGGTCGTCTTCGACTACGGCTTCGGCAACGTCCGCTCCGCCGAACGTGCCCTGGCCCGCACGGGCGTCCAGGTCGAGATCACCCGCGACTACGACAAGGCCATGAACGCCGACGGCCTGCTGGTGCCGGGCGTCGGCGCCTTCGCCGCCTGCATGCGGGGCCTGAGGGAGGCGCGCGGCGACTGGATCATCGACCGCCGGCTGTCCGGCGGGCGCCCGGTGATGGGCATCTGCGTCGGCATGCAGATCCTCTTCGCGCGCGGCATCGAGCACGGCGTGGAGGCCGAGGGCCTCGACGAGTGGCCCGGCACGGTCGAGCCGCTGCAGGCCGACATCGTGCCGCACATGGGCTGGAACACCGTCGAGGCACCGGCCGGCACCGAGCTGTTCGCCGGCCTGGACCCGGACGCCCGCTTCTACTTCGTGCACTCCTACGCCGTCCACGAATGGCAACTCCAGACGCACAACCCGGCGCTGAGCGCCCCCAAGGTCACCTGGGCGACGCACGGCAAGCCCTTCGTGGCCGCCGTGGAGAACGGCGCCCTGTGGGCCACCCAGTTCCACCCCGAGAAGTCCGGCGACGCCGGAGCGCAGCTGCTGAACAACTGGATCGGAACCCTCTGA
- the hisB gene encoding imidazoleglycerol-phosphate dehydratase HisB encodes MSRVGRVERTTKETSVLVEIDLDGTGKVDVSTGVGFYDHMLDQLGRHGLFDLTVKTEGDLHIDSHHTIEDTALALGAAFRQALGDKVGIYRFGNCTVPLDESLAQVTVDLSGRPYLVHTEPENMAPMIGEYDTTMTRHILESFVAQAQIALHVHVPYGRNAHHIVECQFKALARALRYASERDPRAAGILPSTKGAL; translated from the coding sequence ATGAGCCGCGTCGGGCGCGTGGAGCGCACCACCAAGGAGACCTCGGTCCTCGTCGAGATCGACCTCGACGGCACCGGAAAGGTCGATGTGTCGACAGGAGTCGGCTTCTACGACCACATGCTCGACCAGCTCGGCCGGCACGGTCTGTTCGACCTGACCGTGAAGACCGAGGGCGACCTGCACATCGATTCCCACCACACCATCGAGGACACCGCCCTCGCGCTGGGCGCCGCCTTCAGGCAGGCACTCGGCGACAAGGTGGGCATCTACCGCTTCGGCAACTGCACGGTCCCGCTGGACGAGTCCCTCGCCCAGGTCACCGTCGACCTCTCCGGGCGGCCGTACCTCGTGCACACCGAGCCCGAGAACATGGCGCCGATGATCGGCGAGTACGACACGACCATGACGCGGCACATCCTGGAGTCGTTCGTCGCCCAGGCCCAGATCGCGCTGCACGTGCACGTGCCGTACGGGCGCAACGCGCACCACATCGTGGAGTGCCAGTTCAAGGCCCTGGCGCGGGCCCTGCGCTACGCCAGCGAGCGCGACCCGCGCGCGGCCGGCATCCTCCCGTCCACGAAGGGCGCGCTGTGA
- a CDS encoding histidinol-phosphate transaminase, whose translation MNFGIDDLPVRDELRGKSPYGAPQLDVPVRLNTNENPYPLPEPLVERITERVREAARHLNRYPDRDAVELRTELAKYLTKTGGHPVGLENVWAANGSNEVIQQLLQTFGGPGRTAIGFEPSYSMHALIARGTGTGWISGPRNEDFTIDVAAAEKAIAEHRPDVVFVTTPNNPTGNAVAPEAVLALYEAAQAAKPSMVILDEAYIEFSHGRSLLPLLADRPHLVVSRTMSKAFGAAGLRLGYLAAHPAVVDAVQLVRLPYHLSAITQATALAALEHTDTLLKYVEQLKSERDRLVGELRATGYDVTESDANFIQFGRFEDSHAAWRRILDRGVLVRDNGVPGWLRVTAGTPAENDAFLDAVRDLKKEQEQSG comes from the coding sequence GTGAACTTCGGCATCGACGATCTTCCCGTCCGGGACGAGCTGCGCGGCAAGTCCCCCTACGGCGCGCCCCAGCTGGACGTCCCCGTACGGCTGAACACGAACGAGAACCCCTACCCGCTGCCCGAGCCGCTGGTCGAGCGGATCACCGAGCGGGTGCGCGAGGCGGCCCGGCACCTGAACCGCTATCCGGACCGGGACGCGGTCGAGCTGCGCACCGAACTCGCCAAGTACCTCACGAAGACCGGCGGCCACCCGGTCGGCCTCGAGAACGTCTGGGCGGCCAACGGCTCCAACGAGGTCATCCAGCAGCTGCTGCAGACCTTCGGCGGACCGGGCCGCACGGCGATCGGCTTCGAGCCGTCGTACTCCATGCACGCGCTCATCGCGCGCGGCACGGGCACCGGCTGGATCTCGGGTCCCCGCAACGAGGACTTCACGATCGACGTGGCCGCCGCCGAGAAGGCGATCGCCGAGCACCGGCCGGACGTCGTCTTCGTGACGACCCCCAACAACCCGACGGGCAACGCGGTCGCGCCCGAGGCGGTGCTCGCGCTGTACGAGGCGGCGCAGGCGGCGAAGCCGTCCATGGTGATCCTGGACGAGGCCTACATCGAGTTCAGCCACGGCCGCTCCCTGCTGCCGCTGCTGGCGGACCGGCCCCACCTCGTCGTCTCCCGCACGATGTCGAAGGCGTTCGGCGCCGCCGGCCTCCGCCTCGGCTACCTCGCGGCGCACCCGGCGGTCGTGGACGCCGTCCAGCTGGTGCGGCTGCCGTACCACCTGTCGGCGATCACCCAGGCGACCGCCCTGGCCGCCCTGGAACACACCGACACGCTGCTGAAGTACGTCGAGCAGCTGAAGTCCGAGCGGGACCGGCTGGTCGGCGAACTGCGCGCGACCGGCTACGACGTCACCGAGTCGGACGCGAACTTCATCCAGTTCGGGCGGTTCGAGGACTCCCATGCGGCATGGCGGAGGATCCTCGACCGGGGCGTGCTCGTGCGCGACAACGGCGTCCCGGGATGGCTGCGGGTCACCGCCGGAACCCCGGCCGAGAACGACGCGTTCCTCGATGCGGTGCGCGATCTCAAGAAGGAACAGGAGCAGAGCGGATGA
- the hisD gene encoding histidinol dehydrogenase, with translation MICRIDLRGDALPEGPALRDLLPRADFDVAAALEKVRPICEAVHHRGDAALIDFAEKFDGVRLESVRVPVQALKDALEQLDPAVRAALEESVRRARLVHREQRRATHTTQVVPGGAVTEKWVPVERVGLYAPGGRSVYPSSVVMNVVPAQEAGVESIALASPPQAEFDGLPHPTILAACALLGVDEVYAAGGATAVAMFAHGTESCPPANMVTGPGNIWVAAAKRYFTGKIGIDAEAGPTEIAILADSTADPVHVASDLISQAEHDPLAAAVLVTDSADLADAVEKELEPQVAATKHVEDRIRPALSGRQSAIVLVDGLDEGLRVVDAYGAEHLEIQTADAAAVADRVKNAGAIFVGPWAPVSLGDYAAGSNHVLPTGGCACHSSGLSVQSFLRGIHIVDYTRDALAEVAHHVVTLAEAEDLPAHGAAVKARFGWKVPASK, from the coding sequence GTGATCTGCCGAATCGATCTGCGCGGCGACGCCCTTCCCGAGGGCCCCGCCCTGCGTGACCTGCTGCCCCGAGCCGACTTCGACGTAGCGGCCGCCCTGGAGAAGGTGCGTCCGATCTGCGAGGCCGTGCATCATCGGGGCGACGCGGCGCTGATCGACTTCGCCGAGAAGTTCGACGGCGTACGTCTGGAATCGGTACGGGTCCCGGTCCAGGCCCTCAAGGACGCGCTGGAGCAGCTCGACCCCGCCGTGCGCGCCGCCCTGGAGGAGTCCGTCCGGCGTGCCCGTCTCGTCCACCGCGAGCAGCGCCGCGCCACGCACACCACCCAGGTCGTGCCCGGCGGCGCCGTCACCGAGAAGTGGGTGCCGGTCGAACGCGTCGGGCTGTACGCGCCCGGTGGCCGCTCGGTCTACCCGTCGTCCGTGGTGATGAACGTGGTGCCCGCCCAGGAGGCCGGCGTCGAGTCGATCGCGCTCGCCTCCCCGCCGCAGGCCGAGTTCGACGGTCTGCCGCACCCGACGATCCTCGCCGCCTGCGCCCTCCTCGGCGTCGACGAGGTGTACGCGGCCGGCGGCGCCACCGCGGTCGCGATGTTCGCCCACGGCACCGAGTCCTGCCCGCCCGCCAACATGGTCACCGGCCCCGGCAACATCTGGGTCGCCGCCGCCAAGCGCTACTTCACCGGCAAGATCGGCATCGACGCCGAGGCCGGCCCCACCGAGATCGCGATCCTCGCCGACTCCACGGCCGACCCCGTGCACGTCGCCTCCGACCTGATCAGCCAGGCCGAGCACGACCCGCTCGCCGCCGCCGTCCTCGTCACCGACTCCGCCGACCTCGCGGACGCGGTCGAGAAGGAGCTGGAGCCTCAGGTCGCGGCGACCAAGCACGTCGAGGACCGGATCCGTCCGGCGCTGTCCGGCCGGCAGTCCGCGATCGTCCTCGTCGACGGCCTCGACGAGGGCCTTCGCGTGGTCGACGCCTACGGCGCGGAGCACCTGGAGATCCAGACCGCCGACGCGGCGGCGGTCGCCGACCGGGTGAAGAACGCCGGCGCGATCTTCGTCGGCCCCTGGGCGCCGGTCTCCCTCGGCGACTACGCGGCCGGATCCAACCACGTGCTCCCGACCGGCGGCTGCGCCTGCCACTCCTCGGGGCTGTCCGTCCAGTCCTTTCTGCGCGGCATCCACATCGTGGACTACACCAGGGACGCCCTCGCCGAGGTCGCCCATCACGTGGTGACGCTGGCGGAGGCGGAGGACCTGCCGGCGCACGGCGCGGCGGTCAAGGCACGGTTCGGGTGGAAGGTACCGGCGAGCAAGTGA
- a CDS encoding oxidoreductase produces the protein MTEGAGPRAGDVPDDLTVVEAGMWQAFRDGSVYDLRSGDAEVDDPHGGRPWGPERTVRARVVCWLLLDGPPALAGRVSALKLVGLRIAGSLDLAGGTVVPYVELKGCRFEQEVLLPEARFTTLRLVDCSAPRLEAARVHTEGDLHLPRCRFPGGVRLTDAHIGTDLLLNQAIVHRDRAGRSIAADGLTVGQDLQAELLESHGEFSLRGAKIGVSLSLRGARLENLRARLALNAPQLTVERTLYLTPAGVGGPLLSGVTPARGTRVQPFESQGGVRLDDGRFGDAVDLEGARFGFTDDQALSLRRVQTPELRFLGERPQRGQVLLSGARIVTLVDRAASWPGPGGLHMGGFVYENLVPRGPFPLTERLDWVAAATAEYNPEPYERLAAVLREAGEDEDAREVLLAKQRRRRETLPLAAKLWGYVQDWTVAYGYRPGRAAVWMAVLWAAGSLAFAHAGRPVVSSGGHPQWNPALYALDLLLPVVDLGQVDQWQLRGGWQWLAAALVLLGWTLATTVAAGATRLLRRN, from the coding sequence GTGACCGAGGGGGCAGGCCCGCGCGCCGGGGACGTGCCGGACGACCTGACCGTCGTCGAGGCGGGCATGTGGCAGGCCTTCCGCGACGGCAGCGTGTACGACCTGCGCAGCGGGGACGCGGAGGTGGACGATCCGCACGGCGGGCGCCCCTGGGGGCCGGAGCGGACCGTGCGGGCGCGTGTGGTGTGCTGGCTGCTGCTGGACGGGCCGCCCGCGCTCGCCGGGCGGGTGTCGGCCCTGAAGCTCGTCGGCCTGCGCATAGCGGGCTCCCTCGACCTCGCCGGGGGCACGGTGGTGCCGTACGTGGAGCTGAAGGGCTGCCGGTTCGAGCAGGAGGTACTGCTGCCGGAGGCCCGCTTCACGACCCTGCGCCTGGTGGACTGCTCGGCGCCACGGCTGGAGGCGGCCCGCGTGCACACCGAGGGCGATCTGCACCTGCCGCGCTGCCGGTTCCCCGGGGGCGTACGGCTCACCGACGCGCACATCGGCACGGACCTGCTGCTCAACCAGGCGATCGTGCACCGGGACCGCGCCGGCCGGTCGATCGCCGCCGACGGGCTGACGGTCGGCCAGGACCTCCAGGCGGAGCTGCTGGAGTCGCACGGCGAGTTCAGCCTGCGCGGCGCCAAGATCGGTGTCTCGCTGAGCCTGCGTGGGGCGAGGCTCGAGAACCTGCGGGCGCGGCTCGCGCTGAACGCGCCCCAGCTGACCGTCGAGCGCACCCTGTACCTGACCCCGGCAGGTGTCGGCGGTCCGCTGCTGAGCGGGGTGACCCCCGCCCGCGGGACCCGCGTCCAGCCCTTCGAGTCCCAGGGCGGGGTGCGGCTGGACGACGGGCGGTTCGGGGACGCGGTGGACCTGGAGGGGGCCCGGTTCGGCTTCACCGACGACCAGGCGCTGTCGCTGCGCCGGGTGCAGACGCCCGAGCTGCGCTTCCTCGGTGAGCGGCCGCAGCGCGGCCAGGTGCTGCTGTCCGGCGCGCGGATCGTCACGCTCGTGGACCGGGCGGCCAGCTGGCCCGGCCCGGGGGGCCTGCACATGGGCGGCTTCGTCTACGAGAACCTGGTGCCGCGCGGCCCCTTCCCGCTGACCGAGCGCCTGGACTGGGTGGCGGCGGCGACCGCCGAGTACAACCCCGAGCCGTACGAGCGGCTGGCGGCGGTGCTGCGGGAGGCCGGCGAGGACGAGGACGCGCGGGAGGTACTGCTCGCCAAGCAGCGCCGCCGCCGCGAGACCCTGCCGCTCGCGGCCAAGCTCTGGGGGTATGTGCAGGACTGGACGGTGGCCTACGGGTACCGGCCGGGGCGGGCCGCGGTGTGGATGGCGGTGCTGTGGGCGGCCGGCTCGCTCGCCTTCGCCCACGCCGGCCGGCCGGTGGTCAGCTCCGGCGGGCACCCGCAGTGGAACCCGGCCCTGTACGCCCTCGACCTGCTGCTGCCGGTCGTCGATCTGGGGCAGGTGGACCAGTGGCAGCTGCGCGGCGGCTGGCAGTGGCTGGCGGCGGCTCTGGTCCTGCTGGGCTGGACCCTGGCCACGACGGTGGCGGCGGGCGCCACGCGGCTGCTGCGGCGGAACTAG
- a CDS encoding LON peptidase substrate-binding domain-containing protein codes for MTTVRLPLFPLNSVLFPGLVLPLNIFEERYRAMMRTLLKTPEEEPRRFAVVAIRDGHEVAPSSPGMPDPTAQPERGPAAGFGADPARAFHQVGCVADAATIRERPDGTFEVLATGTNRVRLLSVDASGPYLTAELEELPEEPGDEAGALAEGVLRSFRQYQKRLAGARERSLSTNADLPDEPSVVSYLVAAAMMLDTPTKQRLLQAPDTSSRLRDELKLLRAETAIIRTLPSLPASDLTRVPTSLN; via the coding sequence GTGACCACCGTCCGGCTCCCGCTCTTCCCCCTGAACTCGGTGCTGTTCCCGGGGCTGGTGCTTCCTCTGAACATCTTCGAGGAGCGCTATCGCGCCATGATGCGCACGCTGCTGAAGACCCCCGAGGAGGAACCGCGCCGGTTCGCCGTCGTGGCGATCCGCGACGGCCACGAGGTGGCCCCGAGCTCCCCGGGGATGCCCGATCCGACGGCACAGCCCGAGCGCGGCCCCGCGGCCGGGTTCGGCGCGGACCCCGCCAGGGCCTTCCACCAGGTGGGCTGCGTGGCCGACGCGGCGACGATCCGGGAGCGGCCCGACGGCACCTTCGAGGTGCTGGCCACGGGTACCAACCGGGTGCGGCTGCTGTCGGTCGACGCCTCCGGTCCGTACCTGACGGCCGAGCTGGAGGAGCTGCCCGAGGAGCCCGGCGACGAGGCGGGCGCGCTGGCCGAGGGGGTGCTGCGGTCCTTCCGCCAGTACCAGAAGCGGCTGGCGGGCGCGCGGGAGCGCTCGCTGTCGACGAACGCGGACCTTCCGGACGAGCCGAGCGTGGTGTCGTACCTGGTGGCGGCGGCGATGATGCTGGACACCCCGACGAAGCAGCGGCTGCTCCAGGCGCCCGACACCTCCTCCCGGCTGCGCGACGAGCTGAAACTGCTGCGCGCGGAGACGGCGATCATCCGTACTCTGCCGTCGTTGCCCGCGTCGGACCTGACGCGCGTACCGACGAGTCTGAACTGA
- the ybaK gene encoding Cys-tRNA(Pro) deacylase, with protein MSKKAKKQQAGGTPATVALTAAGVEYTVHSYDHDPSHPSYGEEAAEAMGVSPDRVFKTLVADVDGALTVAVVPVAGSLDLKALAAAVGGKRAAMADPALAERTTGYVRGGISPLGQRKRLPTVLDDSATAHPTICVSAGRRGLEVELAPEDLAKLTEAVLAPIGRSTS; from the coding sequence ATGTCGAAGAAGGCGAAGAAGCAGCAGGCGGGAGGCACGCCCGCGACGGTGGCCCTGACCGCCGCGGGCGTGGAGTACACGGTCCACTCCTACGACCACGACCCCTCCCACCCCTCCTACGGCGAGGAGGCGGCCGAGGCGATGGGCGTCTCGCCGGACCGGGTCTTCAAGACCCTGGTGGCGGACGTCGACGGCGCGCTGACGGTGGCCGTGGTCCCGGTGGCCGGGTCGCTGGACCTGAAGGCGCTGGCGGCCGCGGTGGGCGGCAAGCGCGCGGCGATGGCCGACCCGGCCCTGGCCGAGCGCACCACGGGCTACGTCCGCGGCGGCATCTCGCCGCTCGGCCAGCGCAAGAGGCTCCCGACGGTCCTGGACGACTCGGCGACGGCCCACCCGACGATCTGCGTCTCGGCGGGCCGCCGGGGCCTGGAGGTCGAGCTGGCGCCCGAGGACCTGGCCAAGCTGACGGAGGCGGTCCTGGCCCCGATCGGCCGCAGCACGTCCTAG
- a CDS encoding AAA family ATPase yields the protein MTAPLTPPPPPHQRPSQHSQSSGAEQSPQAANGQAWQVPPAGAGAVGAAYHQDGPGMRTEIREAAVITVAVALGGVLLGLLWWWLAPQVPLIGDVSGNDWVVYLKDTEGEQAIGVDGTFTLLALAFGIVSAVAVFLFRRRGGVPLVVALCVGGLLGSLLAWRLGMWLGPEHDVIAHARQVGKGVTFPAPLKLAAKGALLAWPLAALVVHLGITALFGPRDPEPPYGDGPYGESPAP from the coding sequence GTGACCGCTCCGTTGACTCCACCTCCGCCGCCGCATCAGCGGCCCTCACAGCACTCCCAGTCCTCCGGGGCCGAGCAGTCCCCGCAGGCCGCGAACGGACAGGCCTGGCAGGTGCCGCCCGCCGGGGCCGGGGCGGTGGGAGCCGCGTACCACCAGGACGGCCCCGGGATGAGGACCGAAATCCGCGAGGCCGCCGTGATCACGGTGGCGGTGGCGCTCGGCGGGGTGCTGCTGGGGCTGTTGTGGTGGTGGCTGGCTCCCCAGGTGCCGCTGATCGGGGACGTCTCCGGGAACGACTGGGTTGTCTACCTCAAGGACACCGAGGGCGAGCAGGCGATCGGCGTCGACGGGACGTTCACGCTGCTGGCCCTCGCCTTCGGGATCGTGAGCGCGGTGGCCGTCTTCCTGTTCCGGCGGCGCGGGGGCGTGCCGCTGGTGGTGGCGCTGTGCGTCGGAGGACTGCTCGGGTCGCTGCTGGCGTGGCGGCTCGGGATGTGGCTCGGGCCGGAACACGACGTGATCGCCCACGCCAGGCAAGTGGGGAAGGGCGTGACGTTCCCGGCGCCGCTGAAGCTGGCGGCGAAGGGGGCACTGCTGGCGTGGCCGCTCGCCGCGCTGGTGGTCCACCTGGGGATCACGGCGCTGTTCGGTCCCCGGGACCCGGAGCCGCCGTACGGGGACGGGCCCTACGGGGAGTCCCCGGCGCCGTAG
- a CDS encoding ABC transporter permease, with translation MSAVPAGVLPGATAVQDGGAAQPAELGPRARLWPSLAAVYRAQLSRARVARIPLLFVATFQSVGIMVMMRGVVSGGGEARYVVAGAAVVVVAFVALNLLAQYFGQLRASGGLDHYATLPVPPAAVVLGAAAAYASFTVPGTVVTAVVGCVLFGLPLGNLWVLVAVIPLAGAALSGLGAACGLLAPRPELATLLGQLGMSAALLLGVLPPDRMPEAVRLARDLLPSTYGVEAYARTFAARPDWAFVAGDMAVCAAVGVVSLAVATWAYRRAAVR, from the coding sequence GTGAGTGCCGTACCCGCAGGTGTGCTGCCCGGCGCCACCGCCGTGCAGGACGGCGGCGCCGCGCAGCCGGCCGAGCTCGGGCCGCGGGCGCGGCTGTGGCCGTCCCTCGCGGCCGTGTACCGTGCCCAGCTGTCCCGGGCGCGGGTGGCCCGGATCCCGCTGCTGTTCGTGGCCACCTTCCAGTCCGTCGGCATCATGGTCATGATGCGGGGGGTGGTGAGCGGCGGCGGCGAGGCCCGGTACGTGGTGGCCGGCGCCGCCGTCGTGGTCGTCGCCTTCGTCGCCCTGAACCTGCTGGCCCAGTACTTCGGGCAGCTGCGGGCCAGCGGCGGGCTCGACCACTACGCGACCCTGCCGGTGCCCCCCGCGGCCGTGGTGCTGGGCGCGGCAGCCGCGTACGCGTCGTTCACGGTGCCCGGGACCGTCGTCACCGCCGTGGTCGGATGCGTGCTGTTCGGGCTGCCGCTCGGCAATCTGTGGGTGCTCGTCGCGGTGATCCCGCTCGCGGGGGCCGCGCTCTCGGGACTCGGCGCGGCCTGCGGCCTGCTCGCCCCGCGCCCGGAACTGGCCACCCTGCTGGGCCAGCTGGGCATGTCGGCGGCCCTGCTGCTGGGTGTGCTGCCCCCGGACCGCATGCCCGAGGCGGTACGGCTCGCGCGTGACCTGCTGCCGTCGACGTACGGCGTGGAGGCCTACGCCCGCACGTTCGCCGCCCGTCCCGACTGGGCGTTCGTGGCCGGTGACATGGCCGTCTGCGCCGCGGTCGGGGTGGTATCGCTGGCCGTCGCCACCTGGGCCTACCGCCGCGCGGCCGTCCGGTGA